Proteins encoded by one window of Gordonia jinghuaiqii:
- the rdgB gene encoding RdgB/HAM1 family non-canonical purine NTP pyrophosphatase produces MSKVLLASRNRKKLAELQRVVDAAGITGVEVIGLDAVPEFPEEPETGATFEENALIKARSGARATGLVCLADDSGIAVDALNGMPGVLSARWSGSHGDDAANNALLLAQLSDTPDDRRGAAFVSACALVTPDGTETVVRGEWRGRVLREERGPHGFGYDPLFAPDDDLAAGRSSAELTPAEKDALSHRGKALAQLVPALRALAD; encoded by the coding sequence ATGTCGAAGGTTCTCCTCGCGAGCCGGAATCGCAAGAAGCTCGCCGAGTTGCAGCGTGTCGTCGACGCCGCGGGGATCACCGGCGTCGAGGTCATCGGGCTCGACGCCGTGCCGGAGTTCCCGGAGGAACCCGAGACCGGTGCGACCTTCGAGGAGAATGCGCTGATCAAGGCGCGTTCGGGTGCGCGTGCCACCGGATTGGTCTGTCTCGCAGATGATTCCGGTATCGCCGTGGACGCCCTGAACGGTATGCCCGGCGTACTGTCGGCGCGGTGGTCGGGGAGTCACGGGGACGACGCCGCCAACAACGCACTGCTGCTGGCGCAGTTGTCGGACACCCCCGACGACCGGCGCGGTGCGGCTTTCGTGTCGGCGTGCGCCCTCGTGACGCCGGACGGCACCGAGACGGTGGTGCGCGGCGAGTGGCGCGGGCGTGTCCTGCGTGAGGAACGCGGACCGCACGGTTTCGGTTACGACCCGCTGTTCGCGCCCGACGACGATCTCGCTGCGGGCAGGTCCTCGGCGGAACTCACTCCGGCGGAGAAGGATGCGTTGAGCCATCGCGGAAAAGCGTTGGCACAGCTCGTTCCCGCGCTGCGTGCGCTCGCAGACTGA
- a CDS encoding DUF3817 domain-containing protein — protein sequence MTETESSTPALTAPAEKVRSALLRYRVLAWITGVWLLLLVVELVLTYGFDNHALDFVPFVHGWVYFLYLIMAIDLAIKVRWSASKTIITAIAGTIPFLSFWFEHKRTQEVKAQFNF from the coding sequence GTGACCGAGACCGAATCCAGCACCCCCGCCCTCACCGCCCCGGCGGAGAAGGTTCGAAGTGCGCTGTTGCGGTATCGCGTCCTCGCCTGGATCACCGGCGTGTGGTTGTTGCTGCTGGTCGTCGAGCTGGTGCTCACGTACGGGTTCGACAACCATGCTCTCGACTTCGTCCCGTTCGTCCACGGGTGGGTCTACTTCCTCTACCTGATCATGGCGATCGACCTGGCCATCAAGGTTCGTTGGAGCGCATCGAAGACGATCATCACCGCGATCGCCGGCACCATCCCGTTCCTGTCCTTCTGGTTCGAGCACAAGCGCACCCAGGAAGTGAAGGCGCAGTTCAACTTCTGA
- the opgC gene encoding OpgC domain-containing protein has protein sequence MNRDLAIDATRGVAIWSMVTAHFAHESPLAAPTHAFPYVDGMSAFVMLSGIVLGLVYQRWVGRHGLRFAYSRLAKRIVVLYLCQLAIALVAVAAAMAGHRWLTLLLPIDGWLDGIWLAVTMQYLPSGGNILLLYMVLMISAFGLFPVLKKGWWSWVLGGSVALYALSLVYSPDWFYLSAYQSAPHIQNVAGWQIMFVPALVIGWNWSRWRIPELVDRWLIVIVAVAVGVALFFHYGIDTGPWAHLEPEVADKLDFRPARAIGAYAVIPAIYGVFRLLLRWWHHDWLRPLVMTGTRSLDSYVIQAIGLVVVPIHIAHRPWDTVTMNAVALLVFATCWGWAEFRYFAHVDKLHKLPVRMVRAVRPHRSPVSPGPEPGVPTPERAEQPMGASS, from the coding sequence ATGAACCGAGATCTTGCCATCGACGCCACCCGGGGGGTGGCGATTTGGAGCATGGTCACCGCGCACTTCGCGCATGAGTCACCGCTGGCGGCGCCCACCCACGCCTTCCCCTATGTCGACGGCATGTCCGCGTTCGTCATGCTGTCCGGGATCGTGCTCGGCCTGGTGTACCAGCGGTGGGTCGGCCGCCACGGTCTGCGGTTCGCCTACTCGCGGCTGGCCAAACGGATCGTCGTGCTCTACCTGTGCCAACTGGCCATCGCGCTGGTCGCGGTGGCTGCCGCGATGGCCGGCCACCGCTGGCTGACGCTGTTGTTGCCGATCGACGGCTGGCTCGACGGCATCTGGCTGGCGGTGACGATGCAGTACCTGCCCAGCGGCGGCAACATCCTGCTGCTCTACATGGTGCTGATGATCTCGGCGTTCGGCCTGTTCCCCGTCCTGAAAAAGGGCTGGTGGTCCTGGGTTCTGGGGGGCTCGGTCGCGCTGTACGCGCTGTCCCTCGTCTACTCCCCCGACTGGTTCTATCTGAGCGCGTACCAGTCGGCGCCGCACATCCAGAACGTCGCCGGCTGGCAGATCATGTTCGTCCCCGCCCTCGTGATCGGCTGGAACTGGTCGCGCTGGCGCATCCCCGAGCTGGTCGACCGGTGGCTCATCGTGATCGTCGCGGTCGCGGTGGGCGTCGCGTTGTTCTTCCACTACGGCATCGACACCGGGCCGTGGGCGCACCTCGAGCCCGAGGTGGCCGACAAGCTGGACTTCCGCCCGGCCAGGGCCATCGGCGCCTACGCCGTCATCCCGGCGATCTACGGGGTCTTCCGGCTGTTGCTGCGCTGGTGGCACCACGACTGGCTGCGCCCGCTCGTCATGACCGGAACCCGCAGCCTCGACTCCTACGTCATCCAGGCGATCGGCCTGGTGGTGGTGCCCATCCACATCGCCCACCGCCCGTGGGACACGGTCACGATGAACGCCGTGGCTCTCCTCGTCTTCGCCACCTGCTGGGGCTGGGCCGAGTTCCGCTACTTCGCCCATGTCGACAAGCTGCACAAGCTACCGGTCCGGATGGTCCGAGCCGTACGACCACACCGCTCCCCCGTCTCCCCCGGACCCGAGCCGGGCGTACCCACCCCCGAGCGAGCCGAACAACCGATGGGAGCCTCGTCGTGA
- a CDS encoding trans-sulfuration enzyme family protein produces the protein MTRSVHAGNDSSGPSVRTPITMANSYHLPPNPEEISWSGTDQLFYTRNTGANQVALQDKLAALEEADDAVVLASGVAALHAVFFTFLSTGDHVVVSDTTYEATWKLWSELLPTKYGIEATFVDVGDAAAIRAALRPNTRMLVAETIANPTTKVADIAVLAEIAHSADALLLIDSTFTPPPLYRPLSDGADLVVHSLTKYINGHGDAMGGAVLGRGELIAQIKTQAMVDVGGVISPFNAWLIARGAITLPLRLAQHQRTAERVAAFLEKDPRIAYVRYPGLASHPEHDLAIRQFGGRGFGAMMAFAVRGDPAAQNRFVAALTTITSAVSLGHDESLIVHVGSDGPRVAAYPEAFREWGHLRFSVGLEDADDLIADIGQALDATFPPV, from the coding sequence ATGACGCGCAGCGTGCACGCCGGGAACGACTCGTCCGGCCCGTCGGTGCGGACGCCGATCACGATGGCGAACTCCTACCATCTCCCGCCGAACCCGGAGGAGATCAGCTGGTCAGGTACCGACCAGCTGTTCTACACCCGCAACACCGGCGCCAACCAGGTCGCTCTGCAGGACAAACTCGCCGCACTCGAGGAGGCCGACGACGCGGTCGTACTCGCCTCCGGCGTCGCCGCACTGCACGCCGTGTTCTTCACGTTCCTCTCCACCGGCGACCACGTCGTGGTCTCGGACACGACCTACGAGGCAACGTGGAAGCTGTGGTCGGAGCTGCTGCCCACCAAGTACGGGATCGAGGCGACCTTCGTCGATGTCGGCGATGCCGCCGCGATCAGGGCGGCGCTGCGCCCGAACACCCGCATGCTCGTCGCCGAGACCATCGCCAACCCGACGACCAAGGTCGCCGACATCGCGGTCCTCGCCGAGATCGCCCACTCCGCCGATGCCTTGCTGCTGATCGATTCGACGTTCACACCGCCGCCGCTGTACCGGCCGTTGTCCGACGGCGCCGATCTGGTGGTGCACTCGCTGACCAAGTACATCAACGGGCACGGCGACGCCATGGGCGGCGCCGTACTCGGCCGCGGTGAGCTGATCGCGCAGATCAAGACGCAGGCGATGGTCGACGTGGGCGGGGTGATCTCACCGTTCAACGCGTGGCTCATCGCCCGCGGCGCGATCACCCTGCCGCTGCGGCTCGCCCAGCACCAGCGCACCGCCGAGCGTGTCGCGGCCTTCCTCGAGAAGGACCCGCGGATCGCCTATGTCCGCTACCCGGGACTGGCCTCGCATCCGGAGCACGACCTGGCGATCCGCCAGTTCGGCGGTCGCGGCTTCGGCGCGATGATGGCATTCGCCGTCCGCGGTGATCCGGCGGCGCAGAACCGCTTTGTCGCGGCGCTGACGACGATCACCTCGGCGGTCTCGCTGGGGCACGACGAATCACTGATCGTGCACGTCGGGTCCGACGGTCCGCGGGTCGCGGCCTACCCCGAAGCGTTCCGCGAATGGGGACATCTGCGCTTCTCCGTGGGCCTCGAAGACGCCGACGACCTCATCGCCGACATCGGCCAGGCGCTGGACGCGACCTTCCCGCCCGTCTGA
- a CDS encoding DUF7059 domain-containing protein, whose protein sequence is MSGPYPLGDEAVVDALGVDLRSAGYTSDGVTELLGEDVHGALSRGVWWPALSVTAAASGDSRRLATVIRLFLLGTDETEDAVAQAFPSVGADSLVTHGVLMRVDDGRLRANLDIRPHADDTRDYLVVADQDAAMRFGPVAHDHVLGIGGASMSLARAVIREPVGRVLDIGTGCGIQALHLDAHCEEIVATDTNERALALARVTARLNGMSWDLRAGSMFDPVAGERFDLIVSNPPFVVGTGSQDYIYRDSGVVGDGLCEQLVRELPAHLNPGGTAQILANWIIRDGQDWQERVRGWLDGTGLDAWVVQREAADPISYVSLWLSDAGEDEEAAARRGAEWLAWFDAEDIIAIGMGSITVRAPQAGEQREADVVIEEITGAGEEVTGYEAQAFLARRRYLRETSDPELLDRRLSIAPVMLEEHSLPGEDGWQQVSAAVRRPGGPGAVLGVDEVSRALLAGCRGQVPLGALIELLAGFHGVDADALAEAALPVVREAIGRGILYEAT, encoded by the coding sequence GTGAGCGGCCCGTACCCACTCGGCGACGAGGCCGTCGTCGATGCCCTGGGCGTGGACCTCCGCTCGGCGGGCTACACCTCGGACGGGGTGACCGAACTCCTCGGCGAGGACGTCCATGGCGCGCTGAGCCGCGGTGTCTGGTGGCCCGCACTGTCCGTCACCGCGGCCGCATCCGGTGATTCCCGGCGGCTGGCAACCGTCATCAGGTTGTTCCTGCTGGGCACCGACGAGACCGAAGATGCAGTGGCGCAGGCATTCCCATCGGTCGGCGCGGACTCACTCGTCACGCACGGAGTGCTGATGCGGGTCGACGACGGGCGATTACGCGCGAACCTCGACATCCGTCCGCACGCCGACGACACGCGCGACTACCTCGTCGTCGCCGACCAGGACGCCGCCATGCGGTTCGGTCCCGTCGCGCACGACCACGTCCTCGGCATCGGCGGCGCGTCGATGTCCCTGGCGCGCGCGGTCATCCGGGAACCGGTCGGACGTGTCCTCGACATCGGAACAGGCTGCGGGATACAGGCGCTGCACCTCGACGCGCACTGCGAGGAGATCGTGGCCACCGACACCAACGAACGTGCCCTCGCACTGGCGCGGGTCACCGCACGATTGAACGGCATGTCGTGGGATCTGCGGGCGGGCAGCATGTTCGATCCCGTCGCCGGAGAACGCTTCGACCTCATCGTGTCCAACCCGCCGTTCGTCGTCGGCACAGGCAGCCAGGACTACATCTATCGGGACTCCGGCGTCGTCGGCGACGGTCTGTGCGAACAGCTCGTCCGGGAACTGCCGGCCCATCTCAATCCCGGCGGGACCGCCCAGATCCTGGCCAACTGGATCATCCGCGACGGGCAGGACTGGCAGGAGCGGGTCCGCGGCTGGCTCGACGGCACCGGCCTCGACGCGTGGGTCGTCCAGCGGGAGGCGGCCGACCCGATCAGCTACGTGTCGTTGTGGCTGTCGGATGCGGGCGAAGACGAGGAGGCGGCCGCGCGGCGTGGCGCGGAGTGGCTCGCCTGGTTCGACGCCGAGGACATCATCGCGATCGGGATGGGCTCGATCACCGTCCGGGCACCGCAGGCGGGCGAGCAGCGCGAAGCCGACGTCGTCATCGAGGAGATCACCGGCGCGGGCGAGGAGGTGACCGGGTATGAGGCGCAAGCGTTCCTGGCGCGTCGACGCTACCTCCGCGAGACCTCTGACCCGGAGCTGCTGGACAGGCGGCTGTCGATCGCGCCGGTCATGCTCGAGGAGCATTCGCTTCCCGGGGAGGACGGGTGGCAACAGGTGTCGGCGGCGGTTCGACGCCCCGGCGGCCCGGGCGCCGTGCTCGGCGTCGACGAGGTGTCGCGGGCTCTGCTCGCCGGCTGTCGGGGCCAGGTACCTCTCGGTGCGCTGATCGAGCTGCTCGCGGGATTCCACGGCGTCGACGCCGATGCTCTCGCCGAAGCGGCACTGCCGGTGGTGCGCGAGGCGATCGGTCGGGGGATTCTGTACGAGGCGACCTGA
- a CDS encoding transcriptional regulator — MSSTSRRTHRPALVVLTVIAAVACLALAWWQWSRYESAAGSGQNLGYALQWPAFAAAVIYAYRRFVILENNPEEARSVAPGTPVEIPEGILPERPSTPSAASLSASDPANDAALVEYNRYLAELRATDPGPTEPRPTEPRPADAQHAPSSKGPQ; from the coding sequence ATGTCCTCTACCAGTCGCCGCACTCACCGGCCTGCGCTCGTGGTGCTGACCGTGATCGCCGCGGTGGCCTGCCTGGCGCTGGCGTGGTGGCAATGGTCGCGTTACGAGTCAGCCGCCGGCTCCGGCCAGAACCTCGGCTACGCACTGCAGTGGCCCGCGTTCGCGGCCGCCGTGATCTACGCGTACCGCCGCTTCGTCATCCTCGAGAACAATCCCGAGGAGGCACGCTCGGTCGCCCCGGGAACCCCGGTCGAGATCCCCGAGGGCATCCTCCCCGAACGTCCGTCGACGCCGAGTGCGGCATCGCTGAGCGCCTCCGACCCGGCCAATGACGCCGCCCTCGTCGAGTACAACCGTTACCTCGCCGAACTCAGGGCCACCGATCCCGGACCCACCGAGCCCAGACCCACCGAGCCCAGACCGGCCGACGCACAACACGCACCCTCATCGAAAGGCCCGCAGTGA
- a CDS encoding DEAD/DEAH box helicase, with protein sequence MSTSDQGEHSTPADPAATAPSGADSAGGSFDDLDIHPKVRAAITDVGYETPSPIQAATIPPLMAGRDVVGLAQTGTGKTAAFAIPILSRIDTSARTPQALILAPTRELALQVAEAFARYSSHMPDVKVLPIYGGQAYGVQLAGLRRGAQVIVGTPGRVIDHLDRKTLDISGLEFLVLDEADEMLTMGFAEDVERILAETPDTKQVALFSATMPSAIRRLAQRYLNSPQEIAVKSKTATAQNITQRYLQVSHQRKLDALTRFLEVETFDGMIVFVRTKQATEELAEKLRSRGFSAVAINGDLAQAQRERTINQLKNGTIDILVATDVAARGLDVDRISHVVNYDIPHDTESYVHRIGRTGRAGRSGNALLFVSPRERHLLRAIERATRQTLTEIGLPSVDDVNSQRVAKFADSITQNLSSDNLDLFRGLIENYARDNDVAMADIAAALALETRDGGFLMTPDPPQSERRPEQDRAPRRSGGNFATYRIAVGRKHKVSPGAIVGAIANEGGLSRGDFGNISIRDDFSLVELPDDLDNETLSNLRHTKIGKTPIDIRKDMGAPRTRGGGGPKRGGGQGGNWGKRPSPRVAGRGRHS encoded by the coding sequence ATGAGTACTTCAGATCAGGGCGAGCACAGCACGCCGGCCGACCCCGCCGCCACCGCACCCTCTGGCGCTGACAGCGCCGGCGGCTCCTTCGACGACCTCGACATACACCCGAAGGTGCGGGCCGCGATCACCGATGTCGGGTACGAGACCCCGTCGCCGATCCAGGCGGCCACGATCCCGCCGCTCATGGCGGGGCGCGACGTGGTCGGGCTGGCGCAGACCGGCACCGGTAAGACCGCGGCGTTCGCGATCCCGATCCTGTCCCGGATCGACACCTCCGCCCGCACTCCGCAGGCTCTGATCCTCGCACCCACGCGCGAACTGGCACTGCAGGTGGCCGAGGCCTTCGCCCGGTATTCGTCGCACATGCCAGATGTCAAGGTCCTGCCGATCTACGGTGGCCAGGCGTACGGCGTGCAGCTCGCAGGCCTGCGCCGCGGCGCGCAGGTCATCGTCGGCACCCCCGGTCGCGTGATCGATCACCTCGACCGCAAGACGCTCGACATCTCCGGCCTGGAGTTCCTCGTGCTCGACGAGGCCGACGAGATGCTGACGATGGGCTTCGCCGAGGATGTCGAACGCATCCTCGCCGAGACCCCGGACACCAAGCAGGTCGCACTGTTCTCCGCGACCATGCCCAGCGCCATCCGCCGCCTCGCGCAGCGTTACCTCAACTCCCCGCAGGAAATCGCCGTCAAGTCCAAGACGGCGACCGCGCAGAACATCACGCAGCGCTATCTGCAGGTCTCACACCAGCGCAAGCTCGACGCGCTGACGCGATTCCTCGAGGTCGAGACCTTCGACGGGATGATCGTCTTCGTCCGCACCAAGCAGGCCACCGAGGAGCTCGCGGAGAAGCTGCGGTCCCGGGGATTCTCCGCGGTGGCCATCAACGGCGACCTCGCCCAGGCCCAGCGCGAGCGCACGATCAACCAGCTCAAGAACGGCACGATCGACATCCTCGTGGCAACGGATGTGGCCGCCCGCGGCCTCGACGTCGACCGCATCTCCCACGTCGTCAACTACGACATCCCCCACGACACCGAGTCGTATGTGCACCGGATCGGCCGTACCGGTCGCGCCGGCCGCTCGGGAAATGCGCTGCTGTTCGTCTCGCCGCGGGAGCGTCACCTCCTGCGTGCGATCGAGCGCGCCACCCGACAGACGCTGACCGAGATCGGGCTGCCCAGCGTCGACGACGTGAACTCTCAGCGCGTCGCGAAGTTCGCCGACTCGATCACCCAGAACCTGTCGTCGGACAACCTCGACCTGTTCCGCGGCCTCATCGAGAACTATGCCCGTGACAACGATGTGGCAATGGCCGACATCGCCGCGGCGCTGGCGCTGGAGACCCGCGACGGCGGATTCCTGATGACCCCGGATCCGCCGCAGTCGGAGCGGCGCCCCGAGCAGGATCGCGCTCCGCGACGTTCGGGTGGGAACTTCGCGACCTACCGCATCGCGGTCGGCCGCAAGCACAAGGTGTCCCCGGGCGCCATCGTCGGCGCGATCGCCAACGAGGGCGGCCTCTCGCGCGGCGACTTCGGCAACATCAGCATCCGCGACGACTTCAGCCTCGTCGAACTGCCCGATGACCTCGACAACGAGACGCTGTCGAATCTCCGCCACACGAAGATCGGCAAGACCCCCATCGACATCCGCAAGGACATGGGTGCGCCGCGTACGCGTGGCGGCGGCGGGCCCAAGCGTGGCGGTGGCCAGGGCGGCAACTGGGGTAAGCGCCCCTCGCCGCGGGTCGCCGGACGCGGACGCCACTCCTGA
- a CDS encoding rhodanese-like domain-containing protein, whose translation MSLVNAISAAEAMDHSREGNAVVVDARPQVMRHQGSLPGALVVDPTEVPKRFAPTPSGTFPVIRDRDTEIAVVSVKSEAPRIAEQIAECGYTNVRYVDGGYRALRSRNT comes from the coding sequence GTGTCATTGGTGAATGCGATTTCAGCAGCAGAGGCAATGGATCACAGCCGCGAGGGGAACGCGGTCGTGGTGGATGCGCGGCCGCAGGTGATGCGGCATCAGGGCAGCCTTCCCGGCGCGCTCGTGGTGGATCCCACCGAGGTGCCGAAGAGGTTCGCGCCGACGCCGTCCGGCACCTTCCCGGTGATCCGTGACCGGGACACCGAGATCGCGGTGGTGTCGGTGAAGTCGGAGGCCCCGCGCATCGCCGAGCAGATCGCCGAGTGCGGTTACACCAACGTGCGCTACGTGGACGGTGGATACCGTGCGCTGCGCTCGCGCAACACCTGA
- a CDS encoding AMP-dependent synthetase/ligase has protein sequence MQQQYATPSDLSIDDKATTVDTILRYRADRPTMPLFRKRSHNQWINVTAKHFVDEVDAVAKGLIASGVQPGDRVAILSSTRYEWTVLDYAIWRAGACTVAIYETSAPDQVQWILEDSGATLLFVENQSHYTRHLRVIDETATLKETLVIDDHALPTVTKRGAKIADVELDQRQANALSSDAATLIYTSGTTGRPKGVVLTHANFLAECAATRDAVGAGMTEGKSTLLFLPLAHVFARVVAVGCVENGVILGHTNDLTTLIDDLGVFKPNYVLSVPRVFEKVYNSAKQKAYDGGKGSIFDKATDTAIEYSKATEAGKIGLGLKLRHAVFDKLVYGKLRAALGGQCEGAISGGAPLGARLGHFFRGVGIPVYEGYGLSETTAAVTANNEKHQKVGSVGRPIPGVTVAIAEDGEVLLKGPVVFGGYWKNEAATADAIRDGWFHTGDIGTLDDGYLFITGRKKELIVTAGGKNVSPAQLEDSIRAHPMVSQCLVVGDNKPFIGALITIDPEAVPGWLERHNLPADTPISALVDNADLKAEIDAAVKEANAKVSSAEAIKKFTILDTDFTIDTGELTPTMKLKRNVIHDAHKEAIADLYT, from the coding sequence ATGCAGCAGCAGTACGCCACCCCGTCCGATCTCTCGATCGACGACAAGGCGACGACCGTCGACACGATCCTGCGTTACCGTGCGGACCGGCCAACGATGCCGCTGTTCCGCAAGCGCTCACACAACCAGTGGATCAACGTCACCGCCAAGCACTTCGTCGACGAGGTCGACGCCGTGGCGAAGGGCCTCATCGCCTCGGGCGTGCAGCCCGGTGATCGAGTCGCCATCCTGTCGTCGACCCGCTACGAGTGGACCGTCCTGGACTACGCGATCTGGCGCGCGGGCGCGTGCACCGTCGCCATCTACGAGACCTCGGCACCCGACCAGGTGCAGTGGATCCTCGAGGATTCCGGCGCCACCCTGCTCTTCGTCGAGAACCAGTCGCACTACACCCGCCACCTCCGGGTGATCGACGAGACCGCGACACTCAAGGAAACGCTCGTGATCGACGATCACGCACTTCCGACCGTCACCAAGCGGGGCGCGAAGATCGCCGATGTCGAACTCGACCAGCGTCAGGCCAACGCACTCTCGTCGGACGCGGCGACCCTGATCTACACCTCCGGCACCACCGGCCGGCCCAAGGGCGTCGTCCTCACCCACGCGAACTTCCTCGCCGAGTGCGCGGCCACCCGCGATGCCGTCGGCGCGGGCATGACCGAGGGCAAGTCGACGCTGCTGTTCCTGCCGCTCGCGCACGTCTTCGCCCGCGTCGTGGCGGTCGGTTGCGTGGAGAACGGGGTCATCCTCGGCCACACCAACGACCTCACGACCCTGATCGACGACCTCGGCGTCTTCAAGCCCAACTACGTCCTGTCGGTCCCGCGCGTCTTCGAGAAGGTCTACAACTCGGCCAAGCAGAAGGCCTACGACGGCGGCAAGGGGTCGATCTTCGACAAGGCCACCGACACCGCGATCGAGTACAGCAAGGCCACCGAGGCCGGCAAGATCGGCCTGGGGCTGAAGCTGCGTCACGCCGTGTTCGACAAGCTCGTCTACGGCAAGCTGCGTGCCGCCCTGGGCGGCCAGTGTGAGGGCGCGATCTCCGGTGGCGCCCCGCTGGGTGCCCGTCTCGGCCACTTCTTCCGCGGCGTCGGAATCCCCGTGTACGAGGGCTACGGACTGTCGGAGACCACGGCGGCGGTGACCGCGAACAACGAGAAGCATCAGAAGGTCGGTTCGGTCGGTCGTCCGATCCCCGGCGTGACCGTGGCCATCGCCGAAGACGGCGAGGTCCTGCTGAAGGGACCGGTCGTCTTCGGCGGGTACTGGAAGAACGAGGCCGCGACCGCCGACGCCATCCGCGACGGCTGGTTCCACACCGGGGACATCGGCACCCTGGACGACGGCTACCTGTTCATCACCGGCCGAAAGAAGGAACTCATCGTCACCGCGGGCGGCAAGAACGTCTCGCCCGCGCAGCTCGAGGATTCGATCCGCGCGCACCCGATGGTCAGCCAGTGCCTGGTGGTCGGCGACAACAAGCCGTTCATCGGCGCGCTCATCACCATCGACCCCGAGGCGGTGCCCGGCTGGCTCGAACGTCACAACCTGCCGGCCGACACCCCGATCTCCGCGCTGGTCGACAACGCCGATCTGAAGGCCGAGATCGACGCGGCGGTCAAGGAGGCCAACGCCAAGGTGTCCAGCGCCGAGGCGATCAAGAAGTTCACGATCCTCGACACCGACTTCACCATCGACACCGGTGAGCTCACCCCGACGATGAAGCTCAAGCGCAACGTGATCCACGACGCACACAAGGAAGCGATCGCCGACCTCTACACCTGA
- a CDS encoding histone-like nucleoid-structuring protein Lsr2 has translation MSKIQTVTVVDDLDGRELDPQDAQTVSWSWLGVDYEIDVSTANLEKIEQGKVTVAKLIKASTRVGGRRRSASRSKAGASGSTDANVNAAIREWAADNGYEVSARGRIPNDIVEAYNSAH, from the coding sequence GTGTCGAAAATCCAGACAGTGACAGTCGTCGACGATCTCGATGGCCGCGAACTCGATCCCCAAGACGCACAGACGGTTTCGTGGTCATGGCTCGGGGTCGACTACGAAATCGATGTGTCCACCGCCAATCTCGAGAAGATCGAGCAGGGCAAGGTGACGGTCGCCAAACTCATCAAGGCATCCACTCGCGTCGGCGGGCGACGACGCTCTGCGTCTCGGAGTAAGGCGGGCGCTTCGGGTTCAACCGATGCGAACGTCAATGCCGCCATTCGAGAATGGGCAGCCGACAATGGATATGAGGTCTCAGCACGGGGCCGCATTCCGAACGACATTGTTGAGGCTTACAACTCCGCTCACTGA